In a genomic window of Nocardia fluminea:
- a CDS encoding MCE family protein: MLLTKFVRYQLGAFAIITVVVVSWILVSYLRVPAMLGIGRSTVELVLPSGAGLYPKSNVTYRGVHAGVVHSLRIDADTVVVTMHLDADLDIPETDLRAEVHSRSAIGEQYIELLPQTDSAPYLADGDRIDSTRLPTPTAHMVDALDTALGDIPRDDLQTLITESGVAFRNSGPDLQQILEGLDNVLDEGHRNLAPTLHLIDNAGALLDTQVAAGDDIRAWTGYLGSITGSLAANDAHVGALLAGGEEAGTQAADLFGRITPTLPRALANLQSVAEVLRIYNMSLEQILVVYPPLAAMAQSIVKGSEPGMANLDFNLNVNAPPPCLTGFVPPDQRRSPSESAVIDSPTPNYCGVAPGEPYVPRGARNMPCMENPGVRAPDVDSCRAGGTAPLGTNPWIGGP; encoded by the coding sequence ATGCTCCTCACAAAATTCGTCCGCTACCAACTCGGCGCGTTCGCGATCATCACCGTCGTGGTCGTCAGCTGGATCCTCGTCTCCTATCTTCGGGTGCCCGCGATGCTCGGAATCGGCCGTAGCACAGTCGAACTCGTACTCCCCTCGGGTGCCGGGCTGTACCCGAAATCGAACGTGACCTACCGCGGTGTGCACGCGGGCGTGGTGCACAGCTTGCGTATCGACGCCGACACCGTCGTCGTCACGATGCATCTGGACGCCGACCTCGACATCCCCGAGACCGACCTGCGCGCCGAGGTGCACAGCCGGTCGGCGATCGGCGAACAGTACATCGAGCTGCTGCCCCAGACCGATTCGGCGCCCTACCTCGCCGACGGTGATCGCATCGACAGCACCCGGCTGCCGACGCCGACGGCGCACATGGTCGACGCGCTCGATACCGCGCTCGGCGACATCCCCCGCGACGACCTGCAGACGCTGATCACCGAGAGCGGGGTAGCGTTTCGCAACTCCGGCCCCGACCTGCAGCAGATCCTCGAAGGCCTCGACAACGTGCTCGACGAGGGTCACCGCAATCTCGCACCGACCCTGCACCTGATCGACAATGCCGGTGCTCTGCTCGACACCCAGGTCGCCGCGGGCGACGACATCCGGGCGTGGACGGGGTATCTCGGTTCGATCACCGGCTCACTGGCCGCCAACGACGCCCACGTGGGCGCGCTGCTGGCCGGCGGCGAGGAGGCGGGAACCCAGGCGGCCGACCTGTTCGGCCGGATCACCCCGACCCTGCCCCGCGCCCTGGCGAACCTGCAGTCGGTCGCCGAGGTCCTGCGGATCTACAACATGAGCCTCGAACAGATCCTCGTGGTCTACCCGCCCCTGGCCGCGATGGCACAGAGCATCGTCAAAGGCTCCGAACCCGGGATGGCCAACCTCGATTTCAACCTGAACGTCAACGCGCCCCCGCCGTGCCTGACCGGGTTCGTGCCACCCGATCAGCGCCGGTCACCGAGCGAGTCGGCGGTGATCGACAGCCCGACACCCAACTACTGCGGTGTCGCGCCGGGCGAACCCTACGTGCCACGCGGCGCCCGCAATATGCCGTGCATGGAGAACCCGGGGGTGCGTGCTCCCGATGTCGACTCCTGCCGCGCGGGCGGTACCGCACCGCTCGGCACGAATCCCTGGATCGGAGGTCCGTAA
- a CDS encoding MCE family protein, giving the protein MTGRARTVLALASGLAATTLLSSCGWTGPNQFALPGAAGGGAGAWEVQIELPDVTTLTENARVRVGDVNVGTVRRIEVDGDHALITVSLDEQVRVPANATAKIGSTSLLGSAHVELLAPPAPTGELRDGDRIPLDRGGAYPTTEQTLSTLSFLLNGGGIGKLEEINREVTLALSGRADVVRNLLSNVEDFTARLNAQRDDLIRALEGIDRFAQIVADDRQVVENGVATLAPALSTLNEQRDDLAAALLAIGDFADAANQVITGSRAEFDANLRALEPTLRGLADAGPALPSSLSFLGTIPFPLNTYRNAMQGDFANLFLNLDLTTARMDRALLTGTPAAGQLASLGGLIGQLPPLPTTSGNPLITPLNPPNRGGN; this is encoded by the coding sequence ATGACCGGCCGCGCGCGCACCGTGCTCGCCCTCGCGAGCGGGCTCGCGGCGACCACGCTGCTGTCGAGCTGCGGATGGACCGGGCCCAACCAATTCGCCCTGCCCGGCGCGGCAGGCGGCGGTGCCGGGGCATGGGAGGTGCAGATCGAGCTGCCCGACGTGACGACGCTGACCGAGAACGCGCGGGTTCGCGTGGGGGACGTCAATGTCGGCACCGTCCGCCGGATCGAGGTCGACGGCGATCACGCCCTGATCACCGTCTCCCTCGACGAACAGGTGCGCGTGCCCGCCAACGCCACCGCGAAGATCGGTTCGACGAGCCTGCTCGGTTCCGCCCACGTGGAACTGCTCGCCCCACCCGCGCCGACGGGCGAACTTCGCGACGGTGACCGCATTCCGCTCGATCGCGGCGGGGCCTACCCGACTACCGAACAGACCCTGTCGACGCTGTCGTTCCTGCTCAACGGCGGCGGCATCGGCAAGCTGGAGGAGATCAACCGCGAAGTGACGCTTGCCCTGTCCGGGCGCGCGGACGTGGTGCGCAACCTGCTGTCCAACGTGGAGGACTTCACCGCCCGGCTCAACGCGCAACGCGACGACCTCATCCGCGCCCTCGAGGGCATCGACCGGTTCGCCCAGATCGTCGCCGACGACCGTCAGGTGGTGGAAAACGGGGTGGCCACCCTGGCCCCAGCGCTGAGCACCTTGAACGAACAGCGCGACGACCTGGCCGCCGCACTGCTGGCGATCGGCGACTTCGCCGACGCCGCGAACCAGGTGATCACCGGCAGCCGCGCCGAATTCGACGCGAACCTGCGCGCACTCGAGCCGACCCTGCGCGGGCTGGCTGACGCGGGTCCGGCGCTGCCGTCGTCGCTGTCGTTCCTCGGCACCATCCCGTTCCCGCTCAACACCTACCGGAACGCGATGCAGGGGGATTTCGCGAACCTGTTCCTGAATCTCGACCTGACCACCGCGCGGATGGACCGGGCGTTACTCACCGGAACTCCCGCGGCCGGTCAGCTCGCCTCGCTCGGCGGGTTGATCGGCCAATTGCCCCCGCTCCCAACGACTTCGGGCAACCCCCTGATCACCCCGCTGAATCCGCCGAACCGAGGAGGAAACTGA
- a CDS encoding MCE family protein encodes MRTTRRTLSLAAGVAILVFLAFLSYVIVPKLSQRSVTAYFPAAVGLFPGDSVRILGVDVGSVERIDPEGTRVAVRMRLDRRWDLPADAQAVIVAPTLVTTRFVQLTPAYTGGPALPDGGVIPQERTAMPVEWDVVKDQLTRLTQTLGPRTDGTEPGTLGEFVGNAADSARGNGATLHDTLDKLARTTTALSDGRTDLFAMVRNLSMLVEALSQSHEQIVEFNGHLASVTQLLGTSETTLGDAVAELDGAVLDIGQFVRDNKQALGDAVDGLGAATQALVDKRRDLEQVFHIAPTTLVNLSNIYQPAQNSLTSATVLTNTANPVQFLCGAIAGAGEQGAQEATDLCIHYLGPVLKTLAFNHIPLGTVVGNTVGALPDQLVYSEPGLAQPAGNSTEPAAPSAPATGGLPGLLLPGLPPLSAPFGTGPR; translated from the coding sequence ATGAGGACGACCCGACGAACCCTTTCCCTGGCCGCGGGCGTGGCCATCCTGGTGTTTCTGGCTTTCCTCAGCTACGTCATCGTCCCGAAGCTGTCACAGCGTTCGGTCACCGCCTACTTTCCCGCCGCGGTCGGCCTGTTTCCCGGCGATTCCGTGCGGATCCTCGGCGTCGACGTGGGCAGTGTCGAGCGGATCGACCCGGAAGGCACCCGCGTGGCCGTCCGGATGAGACTGGACCGCCGGTGGGACCTACCCGCCGACGCGCAGGCGGTGATCGTGGCACCGACGCTGGTGACCACCCGATTCGTCCAGCTCACCCCCGCCTATACCGGCGGCCCGGCGCTCCCCGACGGCGGGGTGATCCCACAGGAGCGCACCGCGATGCCCGTGGAATGGGACGTGGTCAAAGACCAGCTCACCCGGTTGACCCAGACCCTTGGACCCCGCACCGACGGCACCGAGCCCGGAACCCTCGGCGAGTTCGTCGGGAACGCCGCCGACAGCGCGCGCGGCAACGGTGCCACCTTGCACGACACCCTCGACAAGCTCGCCCGCACGACCACCGCGCTCTCGGACGGACGCACCGACCTGTTCGCGATGGTGCGGAATCTGTCGATGCTGGTCGAGGCGCTGTCGCAGAGCCACGAGCAGATCGTGGAGTTCAACGGTCACCTGGCCTCGGTGACCCAGCTGCTCGGCACGAGCGAGACGACCCTCGGCGACGCGGTGGCCGAGCTCGACGGTGCGGTGCTCGACATCGGGCAATTCGTCCGGGACAACAAACAGGCGCTCGGGGACGCGGTCGACGGGCTCGGCGCGGCCACCCAGGCGCTGGTGGACAAGCGTCGTGACCTCGAGCAGGTCTTCCACATCGCCCCGACGACCCTGGTCAACCTGAGCAACATCTACCAACCGGCGCAGAACTCGTTGACCTCGGCGACGGTGCTCACCAATACCGCCAATCCGGTCCAGTTCCTCTGCGGCGCGATCGCCGGCGCGGGCGAACAAGGCGCACAGGAAGCGACCGATCTATGCATCCACTACCTCGGCCCGGTACTGAAAACCTTGGCCTTCAACCACATTCCGCTCGGGACCGTGGTCGGCAACACCGTCGGCGCCCTGCCCGATCAGCTCGTCTACAGCGAACCCGGACTGGCACAACCGGCCGGGAACAGCACCGAGCCCGCGGCGCCGTCCGCACCCGCGACCGGTGGGCTACCGGGTCTGCTGCTGCCCGGCTTGCCGCCACTATCCGCGCCGTTCGGGACCGGTCCCCGATGA
- a CDS encoding MCE family protein, translating into MISYDRYQSTRAGIIGATVILAAVVAVSNYDDLVFLDADHEITAIFADAGGIEVGDKVELVGVNVGQVTDIALRGTDVEVTMSVRDDLALGGQPRAQMRTRAVLGAKAIVLVPSDDPGRYDADEPIPLERTRAPYDLPTELGALTANVADIDTDQLSDALRATSEVLAESAPEVHTALGGVARLSDTLGSRDEALKDLLQHGSTVSGVLAERRTQLNALVLDGNTLFAAVDARRAALHTLTTHLSAVARQISGLIADNREQLGPALERVNRVLDLLERHRSSLEGAIPGLATYARTLNEALGSGPFFQAYITNLLPGQFVQPFIDAALGDGRVPTPPAETPTEGPR; encoded by the coding sequence ATGATCAGCTACGACAGATATCAGAGCACACGGGCCGGAATCATCGGTGCCACAGTCATTCTCGCCGCGGTGGTCGCGGTGTCCAACTATGACGACCTCGTCTTCCTCGACGCCGATCACGAGATCACCGCGATCTTCGCCGACGCAGGCGGCATCGAGGTCGGCGACAAGGTCGAGCTCGTCGGCGTGAACGTCGGGCAGGTCACCGACATCGCGTTGCGGGGCACCGACGTCGAGGTGACCATGTCGGTGCGCGACGATCTCGCACTCGGCGGGCAGCCGCGAGCGCAGATGCGCACCAGAGCGGTGCTCGGCGCCAAGGCGATCGTCCTGGTTCCCAGCGACGACCCCGGCCGCTACGACGCGGATGAGCCGATTCCGCTGGAGCGCACCCGCGCGCCCTACGACCTGCCGACCGAACTCGGCGCACTCACCGCGAATGTGGCCGACATCGACACCGATCAGCTGTCGGACGCGCTGCGTGCCACCTCGGAGGTGCTCGCGGAATCGGCGCCCGAAGTCCACACCGCACTCGGCGGGGTGGCCCGGCTTTCGGACACCCTCGGTTCCCGCGACGAAGCACTGAAGGACCTGCTGCAGCACGGTTCGACGGTGAGCGGGGTGCTCGCCGAACGCCGGACCCAGCTCAACGCGCTTGTCCTGGACGGCAACACACTGTTCGCGGCGGTCGATGCCCGGCGTGCGGCACTGCACACCCTGACAACACACCTGTCGGCGGTCGCGCGGCAGATCAGCGGGCTCATCGCGGACAACCGCGAGCAGCTGGGACCGGCACTCGAGCGGGTGAACCGGGTACTGGATCTGCTCGAACGGCACCGGAGCTCACTGGAGGGGGCGATCCCCGGACTGGCCACCTATGCCAGAACGCTCAACGAAGCACTCGGCAGCGGCCCGTTCTTCCAGGCCTACATCACCAATCTGCTGCCCGGCCAATTCGTTCAGCCGTTCATCGACGCCGCGCTCGGCGACGGCCGCGTACCGACCCCACCCGCCGAGACCCCGACGGAGGGACCACGATGA
- a CDS encoding MCE family protein, translating to MTKTTVKFGIFGVAMVFVLVMLILVLGRIRLDSRTPYRAIFADASGLTSGQEVRIAGVDVGRVHAVDLDGRRAHVEFDVMDTVRITENATLQVRYQNLLGDRYLEITNGGAKSEPMPEDGVFPVEQTKPALDIDALLGGLAPLTRSLEPEQIDQLSGDLLRVLQGQGGSVTGILQQVAVLTSQLADRDALIGAVITELGTTLESIGEDSGAVSTIIDQLQQLVTRLSNQSAPIADALAHLDDGSATLADLLVDDRPAVHGVVAETHRTATVLDDGSEQIESVLTELPEAYRRLSRLGSYGSFFNFYLCSVSIRVDGPGGAPIEAKLVQQDQGRCVTPQ from the coding sequence ATGACCAAGACCACGGTCAAATTCGGGATCTTCGGTGTCGCCATGGTTTTCGTCCTGGTGATGCTGATCCTGGTGCTCGGCCGGATCCGGCTCGACAGCCGGACACCGTATCGGGCGATCTTCGCCGACGCCTCCGGGCTCACCTCCGGACAGGAGGTGCGGATCGCGGGGGTCGATGTGGGTCGGGTGCACGCTGTCGACCTGGACGGGCGCCGGGCCCACGTCGAGTTCGACGTGATGGACACCGTGCGGATCACCGAGAACGCGACCCTGCAGGTTCGGTACCAGAACCTGCTCGGCGATCGCTACCTCGAGATCACCAACGGTGGCGCGAAGTCCGAGCCGATGCCCGAAGACGGGGTCTTCCCCGTCGAACAGACGAAGCCGGCGCTCGATATCGACGCGCTGCTCGGCGGGCTCGCGCCGTTGACCAGATCGCTGGAACCCGAACAGATCGACCAGCTCTCCGGCGACCTGCTGCGGGTGCTGCAGGGTCAGGGCGGCAGTGTCACCGGCATCCTGCAGCAGGTCGCCGTGCTGACCAGCCAATTGGCCGACCGGGACGCGCTGATCGGCGCGGTGATCACCGAGCTCGGCACCACGCTGGAGTCGATCGGCGAGGACAGCGGTGCGGTGTCGACCATCATCGACCAGCTCCAGCAGCTGGTGACCCGGCTGTCGAACCAGAGCGCGCCGATCGCCGACGCACTGGCCCATCTCGACGACGGCTCGGCCACCCTCGCCGACCTGCTGGTCGACGACCGCCCCGCCGTTCACGGCGTCGTAGCCGAAACGCACCGCACGGCAACAGTTCTCGACGACGGCAGCGAACAGATCGAATCGGTGCTCACCGAACTGCCCGAGGCATACCGGCGCCTGAGCCGGCTCGGCTCCTACGGCAGCTTCTTCAACTTCTACCTGTGCTCGGTGTCGATCCGCGTCGACGGACCGGGCGGTGCGCCGATCGAGGCGAAACTCGTGCAGCAAGACCAGGGCAGGTGTGTGACCCCACAATGA
- a CDS encoding MCE family protein, with product MRRRSPRRGPREPHYTFDGVVLLSVLAVVAVFVALQFRGTFVRSVDVMLLTPRSGLSLEPGARVKMLDVQVGRIAKVAETDGYARVELHLFPDQAGAVPDNVLATIDSTSVFGAKYVNLVRPQQPSPRHIDTGDTIDAREITPELNTLFERLTTVLRAVSPQDLNATLTALADAVRDRGARIGGTLERADSYLNALRPSLEHLQRDLVVTADVAHIYADAAPSLLDTVESLTTTGSTIIEQADDLDRFLLAAVDFGNSGNTLLDHNRAAVAGLLRELVPTTGLLGDYSPEFPCFFQGLDEARAAVETAIGGTVPGINVSGTVLAGETPYHNPDNLPKVAAGGGPRCGRLPSVNPADGPAPYVVTDTGVNPFAPDGKPAQLNVLDFLLYGIPGGPR from the coding sequence ATGAGGCGCCGATCGCCGCGGCGCGGACCACGCGAGCCGCACTACACGTTCGACGGCGTGGTGTTGCTGTCCGTGCTCGCCGTTGTCGCCGTGTTCGTCGCGCTGCAGTTCCGCGGGACCTTCGTGCGCAGCGTCGATGTCATGCTGCTGACGCCGCGCTCGGGCCTGAGTCTGGAACCCGGTGCGCGCGTGAAGATGCTCGACGTGCAGGTCGGCCGCATCGCGAAGGTCGCGGAAACCGACGGTTACGCCCGGGTCGAGCTGCACCTGTTCCCCGATCAGGCCGGCGCGGTGCCCGACAATGTGCTCGCCACGATCGACTCGACCTCCGTCTTCGGCGCCAAGTACGTCAATCTCGTTCGGCCGCAACAGCCTTCGCCGCGCCATATCGACACCGGCGACACCATCGATGCCCGGGAGATCACGCCCGAACTGAACACCCTGTTCGAGCGGTTGACGACCGTACTGCGCGCGGTGTCCCCCCAGGATCTCAACGCCACACTCACCGCCCTCGCCGACGCCGTGCGTGACCGCGGCGCCCGGATCGGCGGCACCCTAGAACGCGCCGACTCCTACCTGAACGCGCTACGGCCGAGCCTCGAGCACCTGCAACGCGACCTCGTCGTCACCGCGGATGTCGCCCACATCTACGCGGACGCGGCGCCGAGCCTGCTCGACACGGTCGAATCGCTGACCACCACCGGATCGACGATCATCGAGCAGGCCGACGACCTGGACCGGTTCCTGCTCGCGGCCGTCGATTTCGGGAACTCCGGGAACACGCTGCTCGACCACAACCGGGCCGCGGTTGCCGGCCTGCTGCGGGAGCTGGTGCCGACCACCGGGTTGCTCGGCGACTACTCGCCCGAATTCCCCTGCTTCTTCCAGGGTTTGGACGAGGCGCGAGCCGCGGTCGAGACGGCGATCGGCGGCACCGTTCCCGGAATCAACGTCAGCGGAACGGTGCTGGCGGGCGAGACGCCCTATCACAACCCGGACAACCTGCCGAAGGTCGCGGCCGGTGGCGGACCCCGATGTGGACGCCTGCCCTCGGTGAATCCCGCCGACGGACCCGCGCCCTACGTCGTCACCGACACCGGGGTGAACCCGTTCGCGCCGGACGGCAAACCTGCCCAGCTCAACGTGCTCGACTTCCTGCTGTACGGCATCCCAGGAGGACCGCGATGA
- a CDS encoding ABC transporter permease, whose translation MTIVGVSGAKRTLDEIGRQAVFYRDAILEIPFAVRRFPRETLRLVAEVALGSGALALIGGTVVICGFLTLSAGAVVALQGYASLGDIGVEALTGFFAAYVNVRIAAPSIAGVGLAATIGAGATAQLGAMRISEEIDALEVIGVRSVPYLASTRIVAGMIAIVPVYGVAVVASFLASRTVTVVVWGQSGGVYDHYFRSFLVPTDLLWSFLQAILMGLVVMLIHTYFGYTASGGPAGVGEAVGRAVRASLAAVVFVTLAVSLAVYGVSGNFHFAG comes from the coding sequence ATGACGATCGTCGGAGTATCAGGGGCGAAGCGAACCCTCGACGAGATCGGCAGGCAAGCGGTCTTCTATCGCGACGCCATCCTCGAAATACCGTTCGCTGTCCGGCGTTTCCCTCGCGAGACGCTGCGTTTGGTCGCCGAGGTCGCGCTCGGGTCCGGTGCGCTGGCGCTGATCGGTGGCACGGTCGTGATCTGCGGATTCCTGACCTTGTCCGCCGGTGCGGTCGTCGCGCTGCAGGGGTACGCGTCACTGGGCGATATCGGTGTCGAGGCGTTGACCGGATTCTTCGCGGCGTACGTGAACGTCCGCATCGCCGCGCCGTCGATCGCCGGTGTCGGACTCGCCGCGACCATCGGCGCGGGCGCGACGGCGCAATTGGGGGCGATGCGGATTTCGGAGGAGATCGACGCGCTGGAAGTGATCGGCGTGCGGTCGGTGCCGTACCTCGCCTCGACCCGCATCGTGGCGGGGATGATCGCGATCGTTCCCGTGTACGGGGTGGCGGTCGTCGCGTCGTTCCTGGCCAGCCGCACCGTCACGGTCGTCGTGTGGGGTCAATCCGGCGGCGTCTACGACCACTACTTCCGGTCGTTCCTGGTGCCGACGGACCTGCTCTGGTCATTTCTGCAAGCGATTCTGATGGGACTGGTCGTCATGCTGATCCACACCTACTTCGGGTACACCGCCTCGGGCGGCCCCGCCGGGGTCGGTGAGGCCGTCGGGCGCGCGGTGCGCGCGTCACTGGCCGCCGTCGTGTTCGTCACCCTTGCCGTCTCCCTGGCCGTCTACGGCGTGTCGGGCAACTTCCACTTCGCCGGATGA
- a CDS encoding MlaE family ABC transporter permease, giving the protein MTNPVARPLTLLGEFFAMSADAFRGMAVWPFQWREFIGQCWFIVRVSLLPTVLVALPFTALISFTFNILAAEFGSSDVAGAGATLGAVTQVGPVVTVLVVAGAGATAICADLGSRTIREEIDAMEVLGIDPIVRLVSPRVLASTLVALLLNALVCAIGIVGSFIFSVFFQNVTPGAFVDGIPLLTGIPELVISEVKAASFGLIAALIACYRGLTVKGGAKSVGQAVNETVVYAFMALFLVNVVTTAIGIKMTAGR; this is encoded by the coding sequence ATGACGAATCCTGTTGCGCGCCCGTTGACTCTGCTCGGCGAGTTCTTCGCCATGTCGGCCGACGCGTTTCGTGGCATGGCGGTGTGGCCGTTCCAATGGCGCGAGTTCATCGGCCAGTGCTGGTTCATCGTGCGGGTGTCGTTGCTGCCGACGGTACTCGTCGCGCTGCCGTTCACCGCGCTGATCAGCTTCACCTTCAATATTCTCGCCGCCGAATTCGGTTCCTCGGATGTGGCGGGCGCGGGTGCCACGCTCGGCGCGGTCACCCAGGTGGGTCCCGTGGTGACGGTGCTGGTGGTCGCGGGTGCCGGGGCGACCGCCATCTGCGCCGATCTCGGCTCGCGCACCATCCGGGAGGAGATCGACGCGATGGAGGTGCTCGGCATCGATCCGATCGTTCGGCTGGTCTCCCCCCGTGTGCTGGCTTCGACGCTGGTGGCGCTGCTGCTCAACGCGCTGGTCTGCGCGATCGGGATCGTCGGCAGCTTCATCTTCTCGGTGTTCTTCCAGAACGTCACCCCCGGCGCGTTCGTCGATGGAATTCCGCTGCTCACCGGGATACCGGAATTGGTGATCTCCGAGGTAAAGGCCGCCTCGTTCGGGCTCATCGCGGCGCTGATCGCGTGCTACCGGGGCCTGACCGTCAAGGGCGGCGCCAAGAGCGTGGGACAAGCCGTCAACGAAACGGTCGTCTACGCGTTCATGGCGCTGTTCCTCGTCAACGTCGTGACGACCGCCATCGGTATCAAGATGACAGCAGGTAGATGA
- a CDS encoding PucR family transcriptional regulator has product MALEMGRRMEAIVADLMSSARSELPELTEDERMAGLLEASIVEDVIAAIDFLGDGLGESDIRLPAAVRSFLRVLAQRDVSITVVIRAYRMAHTDFVDQAMRFALTLGRDVSAPTIIALVNRTALWIDRMLEQVSEAYEDERDRWVSSRSGLRRQWVDTLLTGSGAEIHHAEQALGYRLDTFHLAVAAWLDESVSARDAVTLFDETRTLLAEQLGATGPPLMVPVDEREVELWVPLRRGGPVDVEAMQSVLAEQGPAVRLALGDVEPGESGFRRSHLQAARARRVALACAVSRRRVVAYAQITPLALMTEDMDALRGFVRRILGDLAADDERDAWLRETLLTFLSCGRSYTATADAMHLHRNTIQYRLQQAAERLGHEFEDPATVLDIQLALQACRWLGSTVLSGCEDR; this is encoded by the coding sequence GTGGCCCTGGAGATGGGCCGCCGGATGGAGGCGATCGTCGCCGATCTGATGTCCTCGGCGCGCTCGGAGCTGCCCGAGCTCACCGAGGACGAGCGGATGGCGGGTCTGCTGGAGGCGAGCATCGTCGAGGACGTGATCGCGGCGATCGACTTCCTCGGCGATGGCCTCGGCGAATCCGATATCCGGCTGCCCGCGGCGGTGCGATCGTTTCTGCGGGTGCTCGCGCAACGGGATGTCTCGATCACCGTGGTGATCCGCGCCTATCGGATGGCGCACACCGACTTCGTCGATCAGGCGATGCGCTTCGCGCTCACCCTCGGTCGCGACGTGAGTGCGCCGACCATCATCGCGCTGGTCAACCGCACCGCGCTGTGGATCGATCGCATGCTCGAACAGGTCAGTGAGGCGTACGAGGACGAGCGGGACCGGTGGGTGAGCAGCCGGAGCGGGCTGCGCAGGCAGTGGGTCGATACGCTGCTGACCGGTTCGGGCGCCGAGATCCACCATGCCGAGCAAGCTCTCGGGTATCGGCTCGACACGTTCCATCTCGCGGTCGCGGCATGGCTCGACGAGTCGGTGTCCGCCCGCGACGCGGTGACGCTGTTCGACGAGACACGCACGCTGCTGGCCGAGCAGCTCGGCGCGACAGGACCGCCGCTGATGGTGCCCGTCGACGAGCGTGAGGTCGAGCTGTGGGTTCCGCTGCGCCGCGGTGGGCCGGTCGATGTCGAGGCGATGCAATCGGTGCTCGCCGAGCAGGGGCCGGCTGTCCGGTTGGCGCTCGGCGACGTCGAGCCCGGCGAAAGTGGTTTCCGGCGTTCACATCTGCAAGCCGCTCGCGCGCGCCGCGTGGCCCTCGCCTGCGCGGTGAGTCGGCGACGGGTCGTGGCCTACGCCCAGATCACGCCACTGGCCCTGATGACGGAGGACATGGACGCGCTGCGCGGATTCGTGCGCCGGATACTCGGTGACCTGGCTGCCGACGACGAACGTGACGCCTGGCTGCGCGAAACGCTGCTGACGTTCCTGTCGTGCGGTCGTAGCTACACCGCCACGGCGGACGCGATGCACCTGCACCGCAATACGATTCAGTATCGCCTCCAGCAGGCCGCGGAACGGTTGGGACACGAATTCGAAGATCCGGCGACCGTGCTGGACATCCAGCTTGCGTTGCAGGCCTGCCGCTGGCTCGGCTCGACCGTGCTGAGCGGGTGCGAGGACCGCTGA
- a CDS encoding alpha/beta hydrolase produces MNDDAPAWWNLLDDQAVAVAGMIDQVLPKPLHELGPEQARALVDSAPSTEPITPLDHVGQLTVSTRAGAIAARLYRADGTSSDSAAPALVYLHGGGFVLGTLDGADELCRAIAAGSGWTVVSLEYRLAPENPYPAALEDCVDAYAWLIRSAPELGIDPERIAIGGDSAGGNLAAALCLYRREEGSALPVAQVLAYPAVDDTFTRPSWSDFADAPLLGAADARWFWEQYVGAGHPGGDPLAAPMRAESLHGLPPALVITAEVDPIRDDAEAYAQRLREEGIPVSSTRYPGVFHGFVTEVSVFAQAERAIDEVCQYLRAEQKNWSFDRKVGRICEDID; encoded by the coding sequence ATGAACGACGACGCTCCCGCCTGGTGGAATCTGCTCGATGACCAGGCCGTGGCCGTGGCCGGGATGATCGACCAGGTCCTGCCGAAACCCCTGCACGAGCTGGGGCCCGAGCAGGCTCGCGCGCTGGTGGACTCAGCCCCGTCCACCGAGCCGATCACGCCGCTGGACCATGTTGGACAATTGACTGTGTCGACGCGGGCCGGCGCGATCGCGGCCCGTCTGTATCGCGCGGACGGTACGTCTTCCGACAGCGCCGCGCCCGCCCTGGTCTACCTGCACGGCGGCGGTTTCGTTCTGGGCACCCTGGACGGTGCCGACGAGCTGTGCCGCGCGATCGCCGCCGGATCCGGCTGGACGGTCGTCTCCCTCGAGTACCGGTTGGCGCCGGAAAACCCGTATCCGGCGGCGCTGGAGGACTGCGTCGACGCCTACGCGTGGCTGATCCGATCGGCCCCCGAACTGGGCATCGACCCCGAGCGGATCGCGATCGGCGGTGACTCCGCGGGCGGCAATCTCGCTGCCGCGCTGTGCCTGTACCGCCGCGAGGAGGGCAGCGCCCTGCCCGTGGCGCAGGTGCTCGCCTACCCCGCCGTCGACGACACGTTCACCAGACCGTCGTGGTCGGATTTCGCCGACGCCCCACTGCTCGGCGCCGCGGACGCTCGCTGGTTCTGGGAGCAGTACGTCGGAGCCGGACATCCCGGCGGCGACCCACTGGCCGCGCCGATGCGCGCGGAGTCGTTGCACGGCCTACCGCCCGCGCTGGTCATTACCGCGGAGGTCGACCCGATCCGCGACGACGCCGAGGCCTACGCGCAGCGGCTGCGCGAGGAGGGCATCCCGGTCTCGTCGACCAGATATCCCGGGGTGTTCCACGGCTTTGTCACCGAGGTCTCGGTGTTCGCGCAGGCCGAGCGAGCGATCGACGAGGTGTGCCAGTACCTGCGCGCTGAGCAGAAGAACTGGTCGTTCGACCGCAAGGTCGGCCGGATCTGCGAGGACATCGATTAG